The Methanomassiliicoccales archaeon DNA window TTGGATATAATAAGAATCCATCAATATGCTTTTGAACCAATGAAAAGAGATGTTTCCATCATATGTAAATGCAATTAACAACATGGAAATCACAGGCACTATCAAAAACATCACTAAGTATAGTAATGGAAAAAGATAAGAAAAGGCGATAAGGGGCTCAAAAAGAGGAGTCCCAAAGACTCTTTCCCACCATTTGCTAACCTTCATCCTTGCACCTCCGCGAGGACACTTTGGTATTTTTGTCTTGCAGCATCTCTCCATATCTGCATTAAGGTATCTCTAAATGCAGGATCTTCAAGTTTGTCATTTATCTTCTTTGCATACTCTATTGTTAATGTAACCGTATTTCCAGTATCTGGATCTTTAAACCTGACTGGTTCTAAAAGTTTTGCTTTGAGTTCATTGTACTTGCTTTCGCTTATTTTTCCTTCTTTGTATGCTTTTACAAGGGCTGTCCAAGCCCTGTGGAGCTCTTGATTTGCATCCACAAGTGTCGCTTTGAAGTAAAACTGCATAGCGTTTACAGTTGCTAAAGCCTCATTGTCATCGAACGTTATACCCTCTGTATTAAGTGCACTTTCATAGGCCTTCTTTAAATCGGGCCTATTTTGGCCTTCGGGGGTATTAAAGACATCAGGATTAACAGGGAGCCTATTTATCTGTTCATCTAGCCATATCTTTTGCCCTTCAGTAAGGACCCAGTAAATAAATGCTTGAGCAGCTTCTTTGTGTTGTGACTTGACGAGAACGGCTATGGGGTCACCATTTATTATACTCTGTCCTTTTGGAATGATATATTCACAGGAGGGATTGCTTTTCATTGCAATGTATCCGTAAAAGTCGATTGTGTTTCCAACACCTATGTCCCCGCCAATTACGGCCTCTCTAACAGCATCACTAGCATCATAGATTTTTG harbors:
- a CDS encoding ABC transporter substrate-binding protein, which codes for PTGPITLVVLTRHDVTIQTIAKKAFLQSDIAKQYNIKDIRFIPIPESLWPSYIEKGADVGWGGGPTLFDSLFRNNYLVPIEDQKVLGLIGNQIQETIAGMPMIRKGDDGKIYWIAAALSSFGFTVNHDVLKRWNLPVPQRWEDLASETFAMDPPQVGIADPTRSTSNTRIYQIILQAFGWDEGWKILTLIAANSKIYDASDAVREAVIGGDIGVGNTIDFYGYIAMKSNPSCEYIIPKGQSIINGDPIAVLVKSQHKEAAQAFIYWVLTEGQKIWLDEQINRLPVNPDVFNTPEGQNRPDLKKAYESALNTEGITFDDNEALATVNAMQFYFKATLVDANQELHRAWTALVKAYKEGKISESKYNELKAKLLEPVRFKDPDTGNTVTLTIEYAKKINDKLEDPAFRDTLMQIWRDAARQKYQSVLAEVQG